GCCTCCACGAGGCTCCGGTACCAGGGGACGAGGCGCCGCTCCTCGCGTCGCACGCCCGCGTAGCCGAAGACGTCCCAGGCCGTCCCGCGCAGCCTGCGCACGCCTCGGAGGAGACGCAGCGCGGGAGTGAACCAGGGGCCGAAGGCGAGCTTCCGCCGGAGGCCGAGCGCGCGGAGCAGCGGCGGATGGAAGTGGTAGACGAGCCGGCGCGGCGCGACGAAGAGGCGGCGGGCCTGGGCCTGGAATCCGGGCTTGAGATGCAGCCGCGCGACCTCGTACTCGTCCTTGTAGGCCATGAGCTTGTAGAGCGAGCGGATCACCGCGTGGGTGATCTCCGCCTGCGCCCCGACCGCCACCCGCTCGCGCGCGGCCACCTCCAGGACGAAGTCCACGTAGGCCTCGGGATACCGGACGTCCTGGTAGTCGATCAGCTCGGCGACCCGGATCGCCAGCAGGCGGCGCGCCTCCGCGTCCAGGTGCGCGCAGCGCTCGAGCAGGGAGACGTAGGCGTGCGCGTCCTTTCCGGCGAGGCGCGCGAGCACCCCCGCCCGCTCATCCTCGAAGGTGCGGGGCGGAGGCTCCACGAGCGCACGGACGCGCGCGGGATCGGTGAAGGCCAGACGCCCGTAGCGGAACGCCTGGACGTTCTGGTCCACCTGGACGCCGTTCAGGCGGATCGCGCCCTCGATGCTCCCCGCCGAGAGCGGCAGCAGCCCGGCCTGATAGGCCACGCCGAGGGCCACCAGGTTCGTGGCCATGTAGTCGCCGAAGAGCGCCTCGGCAACCCGGCGCGCCTCCACGGAGACCCGGCGGGCCGGGTCGGTCACGCTGGCGATGGCGGCCGTCATGGCCTCGACCGGCGGCGTGAAGTCGACGTTCCGCACCATCTCGCCGCTCGGGAGAAGCGACGCGTTGATCACGACCGCCGTGCGGGCGGGGTCGCAGCGGTCGAGGTTCGGGCGGGTGGCCGCCGCCATCAGGTCGAAGGCCAGGTAGAGGTCGGCCTGACCCGCGCCGACCTTGTTGGCCCAGAGAGACTGGTCCGGCACGGCAATGACCAGGCTGGAGAGGACGGGCCCCCACTTCTGGGCGGCGCCCGTCTGGTCGTAGCTCAGCACCCGCCGGCCGTCGATCAGCGCGGCCTGGCAGAGTAGGGCGTTCACCGTGATGACGCCGGTGCCGCCGACCCCCGGGATGTAGATGTGATAGGGCCGGTCGCCTCGCGGCCGGCGCGGCGGCTCGGGGATCGCCTCCTCCCCGAGGACCGGCGGTGAGGGCCGGCGGTAGCCGGTCCCCTCCCGGGTCTCCACCGTGACGAAGGACGGGCAGTCGCCCGCCAGACACGAGTAATCCTGATTGCAGGAGGAGGCGTGGATCTGGGTCTTGGAGCCGAACTCGGTCTCCACCTTGTGGAGAGACATGCAGTTGGTCACGACCCCGCAGTGCCCGCAGTTCTCGCAGACCTCCTCGTTGATCACGACGAACCGGTTGGGAACGGGCAGCGTACCCCGCTTCTGCCGGCGCCGTCGCTCGTTCGCGCAGAGCCCGTCGTAGATGAACACGGTGACGCCGGGCTCGGCGGCGAGCTCGCGGAGGACCCGGTCCTGCTCGGTGACCGGGTAGACCCGCGCGGCCGAGGCGAGCCCGGCGCGCCGGTAGGCCCCCGGGGTCTTGGTGACGACGGCGATCCGCCGAACGCCCTCGGTCTCCAGGAGCCGCGTCAGCTCGGGGATGGGCTTCCCGCCGACCATCTCCTGGGCTCCCGTGTTGGCGACGTAGCCGTTGTAGAGAATCTTGAAGGTGATGTTGACGCCCGCCGCCACGCAGAAGCGGATGTTCAGGTAGCTCGAGTGGAAGAGCGAGCCGTCCCCGACGTTCTGGACCATGTGGCGGCGGTCGGTGAAGGGGGCGAGCCCGATCCACGGGAGTCCCTCGCCGCCGAGCTGCGTCATCGAGACGATGTGGCGCTCGGGCTGCTCGATGATCGAGGCGAAGGAGTGACAGCCGGGGCTCCCCCACGCCACCTGCCCCTCCAGGAGCCGGGTCGAGATGTTGTGCGGGCAGCCCGAGCAGTAGTTGGGCGTCCGCCCGGGCAGCGCCTCGTACGGGCGGGCCCGGATCGCCCGCAGCTCGGCCAGGCGGCCCTCGATCATCGCGCGGAGGTCCGGATGGTCCTCGGCCCGGCGGAGGAGCCGCAGCCCGAGCCGTTCCGCGACGAGATCGCTGTCCAGGCCGCCCTGAATCGGGAACAGGGGGGCGCCCGTCTCGTCGAACTTCCCGACCACGCGGACCCCGCGGGGGAGGCCGCAGAGCGCTTCCTTCACCTGGGCCTCGAGGAAGCCTCGCTTCTCCTCGATCACCACGATCTCCTCGAGGTCGCGGGCGAAGTCCCGCACCCGCTCGCCATCCAGGGGATAGATCAGGCCCACGCGGAGGAGCCGGATCCCGAGGCGCCCGAGGCCCGCGTCGTCGAGGCCCAGGTCGCGGAGGGCCTGGCGCGCGTCGGCGTAGCTCTTGCCGGCCGTCACGATGCCGAGGCGATCCCGTGGCGAGTGCACCTCCACGCGGTCGAGTCCGTTGGCCCGCGCGTAGGCGACCACCGCCCGGTGGCGCCCGTAGTAGAGCTGGCGCTCCGTCTCGATGTTCGTGCCGGGGAAGAAGGTGAAGTCGGTCGACTTCGTGAACGGCCGGCCCTCGATCGAGAGCTCGGGGATGACGATCCGCGGCCGGTCGGGGGCGACTTCGACAGTCGCGCCGCCGTCGGCCAGCTGTCCCACCAGCTTCATGGCCACCCAGCAGCCGCTGAAGCGGGA
This genomic stretch from Candidatus Methylomirabilota bacterium harbors:
- a CDS encoding indolepyruvate ferredoxin oxidoreductase family protein codes for the protein MTGRTGTGIMLEDRYLREEGVVYLSGLHALVRLPIDQNRRDRRAGLRIGTFISGYPGSPLGGYDLALRQAGKLLTEHDIVHVPGANEELAATAISGTQMLDHYPHARWDGVVALWYGKGPGVDRSGDALKHGNFAGTSRHGAVVVLSGEDHEAKSSTMPYQDDYAFVSHGMPILYPASTGEFLGLGLHAIALSRFSGCWVAMKLVGQLADGGATVEVAPDRPRIVIPELSIEGRPFTKSTDFTFFPGTNIETERQLYYGRHRAVVAYARANGLDRVEVHSPRDRLGIVTAGKSYADARQALRDLGLDDAGLGRLGIRLLRVGLIYPLDGERVRDFARDLEEIVVIEEKRGFLEAQVKEALCGLPRGVRVVGKFDETGAPLFPIQGGLDSDLVAERLGLRLLRRAEDHPDLRAMIEGRLAELRAIRARPYEALPGRTPNYCSGCPHNISTRLLEGQVAWGSPGCHSFASIIEQPERHIVSMTQLGGEGLPWIGLAPFTDRRHMVQNVGDGSLFHSSYLNIRFCVAAGVNITFKILYNGYVANTGAQEMVGGKPIPELTRLLETEGVRRIAVVTKTPGAYRRAGLASAARVYPVTEQDRVLRELAAEPGVTVFIYDGLCANERRRRQKRGTLPVPNRFVVINEEVCENCGHCGVVTNCMSLHKVETEFGSKTQIHASSCNQDYSCLAGDCPSFVTVETREGTGYRRPSPPVLGEEAIPEPPRRPRGDRPYHIYIPGVGGTGVITVNALLCQAALIDGRRVLSYDQTGAAQKWGPVLSSLVIAVPDQSLWANKVGAGQADLYLAFDLMAAATRPNLDRCDPARTAVVINASLLPSGEMVRNVDFTPPVEAMTAAIASVTDPARRVSVEARRVAEALFGDYMATNLVALGVAYQAGLLPLSAGSIEGAIRLNGVQVDQNVQAFRYGRLAFTDPARVRALVEPPPRTFEDERAGVLARLAGKDAHAYVSLLERCAHLDAEARRLLAIRVAELIDYQDVRYPEAYVDFVLEVAARERVAVGAQAEITHAVIRSLYKLMAYKDEYEVARLHLKPGFQAQARRLFVAPRRLVYHFHPPLLRALGLRRKLAFGPWFTPALRLLRGVRRLRGTAWDVFGYAGVRREERRLVPWYRSLVEA